The following coding sequences lie in one Zingiber officinale cultivar Zhangliang chromosome 2B, Zo_v1.1, whole genome shotgun sequence genomic window:
- the LOC122045289 gene encoding auxilin-related protein 2-like, which translates to MDELSGIFVRDFGLRPQGKPAPMVTSKAAAVGPRKGSYSSTSSWITERSGRHPTSTNDPFVSDRGVGISDDYVFVGASELSNPSSLDTMFDVLADSTTKTSSALPVYDRPIYDDDVFDRVPGMPSVKYEDAFPSVFSGSNHVSAPPFEDLLDNFRKQIPESKGGSDGRSLEEEEKNISEFDELIPGFGSSSSLKDREAPEAIHPKPNVSAAEPTANKAEDPFAVFSSSDLSSDPLENIGRPINSMSMHSSSKRVFADSNAFDGISNSVTSSAEEMDQSRKKSFSDDFQTKNSSYDELGKESLHHSSIFVFDDSMSHGRNTTGNQSPTFYEHAETRDDIWLTVSEVPLLTQPTNAPPPSRLPPPLVDVKANDNERLQQFTNKSSIKSVPLDDLEDFAMSKSKAHVMHNEDIFNSEKLNKKFPAAAAMEDGGEAKFKLDEEVRKREYDSIFRNNEYVPQERNEKLNFEGKNLEDLEGAERLEQERLLKEREDREEANRLQNEREDEIKKEIEKARQIAERAMREARDRAAAEARQKADRAVAEARRRAERAAVQRAAAEARERAAALARDRAEKATAEAREKAAIEAREKAALDARERAAAYAREKAAAEAREKANAARERAAVERAAAEAREKAREKAALDARERDAAEARERAEKAAAEAREKENAARERAAVERAAAEAREKAREKAALDARERAATEARERAEQANVESREKANAARERASVERAAAEARQRAQRAAVERATAEARERAAAAAREKAAAAAAAAREEQKKEENDLESIFGMGSRASSAETKRATSSETMFEVKVQSTKSADGSRRTSSSSSSTSRKAPSNANIVDDLSSIFGVPASSGEFQDIEGESEERRRARLERHQRTQERAAKALAEKNERDLQVLREQAERHRISESLDMEIKRWAAGKEGNLRALLSTLHYVLWPECGWQPVSLTDLIIGAAVKKAYRKATLSIHPDKVQQKGATLQQKYIAEKVFDLLKEAWNKFNSEELF; encoded by the exons ATGGACGAGCTGTCTGGTATCTTCGTTCGGGACTTCGGGCTCCGGCCGCAGGGCAAGCCCGCTCCCATGGTCACCTCCAAAGCCGCGGCGGTGGGACCTCGAAAAGGATCCTACTCTTCGACCTCCTCCTGGATCACGGAAAGATCCGGCCGGCATCCAACCTCGACGAACGACCCCTTCGTCAGCGACCGCGGAGTTGGCATCTCCGATGATTATGTCTTCGTCGGTGCCTCGGAATTATCGAATCCGTCATCTTTGGACACCATGTTTGATGTCCTTGCGGATTCCACTACAAAAACCTCGTCGGCTTTGCCTGTGTATGATAGGCCGATATATGATGACGATGTATTCGACAGGGTTCCCGGCATGCCATCGGTGAAGTATGAGGATGCTTTTCCTTCCGTTTTTTCAGGATCCAATCATGTTTCCGCACCACCGTTTGAGGACCTTCTTGATAACTTTCGGAAGCAAATACCAGAATCGAAGGGTGGGAGTGATGGGAGGTctttggaggaggaggagaaaaacATATCAGAGTTCGATGAGCTGATTCCAGGATTCGGTAGCAGCAGCTCGTTGAAAGACAG GGAAGCTCCAGAGGCTATACACCCGAAGCCAAATGTCTCAGCAGCTGAACCAACTGCAAATAAGGCAGAAGATCCATTTGCTGTTTTTTCTTCGTCTGATCTATCTTCTGACCCTTTAGAAAACATTGGGAGGCCTATAAATTCGATGAGCATGCATTCTTCTAGCAAGAGGGTCTTTGCTGATAGCAATGCTTTTGATGGAATCTCAAATTCAGTAACTTCATCTGCGGAAGAAATGGATCAGAGTCGCAAGAAGAGTTTTTCAGATGATTTCCAGACTAAAAACTCTAGTTATGATGAATTAGGAAAGGAATCACTTCACCATTCTTCCATTTTTGTATTTGACGACAGCATGTCACATGGAAGAAATACAACAGGAAATCAATCTCCCACATTCTACGAACATGCCGAAACCAGAGATGATATCTGGCTAACTGTTTCAGAAGTTCCCCTTCTCACTCAACCTACAAACGCTCCACCTCCTTCAAGGCTACCACCTCCACTTGTCGATGTAAAAGCAAATGACAATGAGCGTCTTCAACAGTTCACCAATAAAAGTTCGATAAAGAGTGTTCCATTAGATGACCTTGAAGATTTTGCTATGAGCAAATCTAAAGCACATGTTATGCATAATGAAGACATTTTCAATAGtgaaaaattgaataaaaaatttcCTGCAGCAGCTGCTATGGAGGATGGAGGTGAGGCAAAGTTCAAACTCGATGAGGAAGTAAGGAAGAGAGAATATGACTCAATTTTTAGGAACAATGAATATGTGCCGCAAGAAAGAAATGAAAAACTAAATTTCGAAGGAAAGAATTTGGAAGATTTAGAGGGAGCAGAAAGATTAGAACAGGAACGATTGCTAAAGGAAAGAGAGGATAGAGAGGAGGCAAATAGATTACAAAATGAGAGAGAGGATGAAATAAAGAAGGAAATAGAAAAGGCCAGACAAATTGCAGAGAGAGCTATGAGAGAGGCAAGGGACAGAGCAGCTGCTGAAGCTCGACAAAAAGCAGATAGGGCTGTTGCTGAAGCACGCCGACGGGCtgagagagcagcagttcagagGGCGGCGGCTGAGGCACGCGAAAGAGCTGCAGCATTGGCAAGAGATAGAGCTGAAAAGGCAACTGCAGAGGCAAGGGAGAAGGCTGCTATAGAGGCAAGGGAAAAGGCTGCCCTTGACGCAAGAGAAAGAGCCGCAGCATATGCAAGAGAAAAGGCAGCAGCAGAAGCAAGGGAGAAGGCGAATGCAGCTAGGGAAAGGGCTGCCGTGGAGAGAGCTGCAGCAGAGGCAAGGGAGAAGGCAAGGGAAAAAGCCGCCCTGGACGCAAGAGAAAGAGACGCAGCAGAGGCAAGAGAAAGAGCTGAAAAGGCAGCTGCAGAAGCAAGGGAAAAGGAGAATGCAGCTAGGGAGAGGGCTGCTGTGGAGAGAGCTGCCGCAGAAGCAAGGGAGAAGGCAAGGGAGAAGGCTGCCCTGGACGCAAGAGAAAGAGCTGCAACAGAGGCAAGAGAAAGAGCTGAACAGGCAAATGTAGAATCAAGGGAAAAGGCGAATGCAGCTAGAGAAAGGGCTTCTGTGGAGAGAGCTGCAGCAGAAGCACGACAAAGAGCCCAGAGAGCTGCAGTAGAAAGAGCAACTGCAGAAGCTCGGGAAAGGGCTGCTGCTGCAGCTCGAGAAAAGGCAgcagctgctgctgctgctgcaagAGAAGaacagaagaaggaagaaaatgatcTTGAGTCAATTTTTGGCATGGGCTCTCGAGCAAGTAGTGCAGAGACAAAAAGAGCCACCTCTTCA GAAACGATGTTTGAAGTTAAAGTTCAGAGTACAAAGAGTGCTGATGGATCACGGAGAACGTCCTCAAGTTCTTCATCTACCTCTAGAAAGGCACCTTCTAATGCTAATATTGTGGATGACCTTAGTTCCATTTTTGGAG TGCCAGCATCATCGGGAGAATTTCAAGATATTGAAGGTGAGAGTGAAGAACGAAGAAGAGCCAGACTCGAGCGCCATCAAAGAACACAAGAGCGTGCA GCGAAAGCTCTGGCTGAGAAAAATGAGCGTGATTTGCAAGTCCTGAGAGAGCAGGCAGAAAGACAT AGGATTTCTGAATCACTAGATATGGAGATAAAACGTTGGGCTGCTGGAAAAGAAGGCAATTTACGGGCATTACTCTCAACGCTACACTAT
- the LOC122045290 gene encoding biotin carboxyl carrier protein of acetyl-CoA carboxylase-like, giving the protein MALQLFRGAPMSIPKADPSHEKPTSPLASNVISKSLFWRVPVDRQRFISTIGFQKQPLHVMASQNTSVATSADTSNKNSSGPLQKNVQQSTFPIAFQALVEDVCEQTQIAELKLKIGDFEMFLKRDIGISSAPSPVYAPVESPITAPPIPSEPMEETATSPTPVLEQVSTEETSSPFVNISAAKTLKLASLEASGHDAFVIVASPLVGTFQRGRTIKGKRLPPSCKEGAVIKEGQIIGFLGQCGNELPIRSDVDGEVLKILYEDGEAVGYGDPLVAVLPSFHAIN; this is encoded by the exons ATGGCTCTTCAATTGTTCCGTG GTGCTCCTATGTCGATTCCAAAAGCGGATCCTTCTCATGAGAAGCCTACTTCCCCCCTTGCTTCAAatgttatttcaaaatctttatttTGGAGAGTTCCAGTTGATCGACAGAGATTCATCTCCACTATAGGGTTTCAAAAACAACCATTACATGTGATGGCTTCACAGAATACTTCAGTGGCTACTAGTG CTGACACATCTAATAAGAATTCAAGTGGGCCACTGCAGAAAAATGTTCAGCAGTCAACATTTCCCATTGCATTCCAG GCACTTGTTGAGGATGTTTGTGAGCAGACTCAAATTGCAGAACTGAAACTCAAG ATTGGTGATTTTGAAATGTTCCTGAAAAGAGATATAGGGATTTCATCTGCTCCAAGTCCAGTTTATGCGCCTGTTGAATCTCCAATTACAGCACCGCCAATCCCGAGTGAGCCAATGGAGGAAACAGCTACTTCTCCCACTCCTGTCCTGGAACAGGTCTCTACTGAAGAAACTTCTAGCCCATTTGTCAACATTTCTGCAGCAAAGACATTAAAGCTGGCATCTTTGGAAGCTTCTGGTCACGATGCATTTGTTATTGTAGCATCGCCATTG GTAGGTACATTTCAGAGAGGAAGAACAATAAAAGGCAAAAGACTGCCTCCTAGCTGCAAAGAG GGGGCTGTTATCAAAGAGGGGCAAATCATTGGCTTCTTGGGCCAATGTGGAAATGAACTTCCTATCAGA TCGGATGTAGATGGAGAAGTATTAAAGATTCTCTACGAAGATGGAG AAGCTGTTGGGTATGGCGATCCGCTTGTTGCTGTTCTGCCTTCATTCCACGCTATAAACTGA